From Xylocopilactobacillus apis, a single genomic window includes:
- the yidC gene encoding membrane protein insertase YidC — translation MKNKKIITWSLLPILLFLTSCARRASTVRKPPTDFFYGTIYKIFGIPMQNSIIWLGNFFGGHNGYGFAILIITVLVNLIILPLRLNQAKKQTLQQEQMRLLQPQINIVNKQLKKTKDQQEQIRLNQLLMDVYKKNNTKMIPSIGCLTLIIQLPFFSGLFLGIQYSETLQHSIFFGMNLGKPNLIIVLLATLTYFIQGYMSLAGMNPEQRKQSKSILVISPLMIFFFTFASPAGLGLYFLVTGLLALVQQAITTYLILPKVRRQIDEDLEENPIVEVVTEEMFKNQSSYVTEDKTTLSSEEKITSDDVDLRKRNAGKQNFDHKK, via the coding sequence TTGAAAAACAAAAAAATCATTACTTGGTCTCTGTTACCAATACTCCTCTTTTTAACTTCTTGTGCCCGTCGTGCGTCAACTGTAAGAAAACCACCGACCGATTTCTTTTACGGCACGATTTACAAGATTTTTGGAATTCCAATGCAAAACTCAATTATTTGGCTTGGAAATTTTTTTGGTGGACATAACGGTTATGGATTCGCAATCCTGATCATTACCGTGCTTGTCAATCTAATTATCTTACCTTTACGGTTAAATCAAGCTAAAAAGCAAACTTTGCAGCAAGAACAAATGCGACTTTTGCAGCCTCAGATAAACATCGTCAATAAACAATTAAAAAAGACAAAAGATCAGCAGGAACAGATCAGACTTAATCAATTGTTGATGGATGTTTATAAAAAAAATAACACCAAAATGATTCCAAGTATCGGATGTTTAACATTAATTATCCAGCTGCCTTTCTTTAGTGGTTTGTTTTTAGGAATTCAATATTCTGAAACCTTACAGCACAGTATTTTCTTTGGAATGAACCTTGGAAAACCTAACCTAATAATCGTTCTTTTAGCAACTCTAACCTATTTTATCCAAGGCTATATGTCACTTGCCGGAATGAACCCTGAACAAAGAAAACAGTCAAAATCGATTCTTGTTATCTCTCCGTTAATGATTTTCTTCTTCACTTTTGCTTCTCCTGCTGGATTAGGTCTCTACTTTTTAGTAACTGGACTTTTAGCGCTAGTTCAGCAGGCAATTACTACTTATCTCATCTTACCAAAAGTACGCCGCCAAATTGACGAAGACTTGGAAGAAAATCCGATTGTCGAAGTTGTTACTGAAGAGATGTTTAAAAATCAAAGTAGTTATGTTACTGAAGATAAAACAACATTATCATCTGAGGAGAAAATTACTTCAGATGATGTTGACTTAAGGAAACGTAATGCTGGAAAACAAAATTTTGATCATAAAAAATAG
- a CDS encoding acylphosphatase: protein METEKLLFSGRVQGVGFRYSCKIFADEIGLTGTIHNDSNGNVTAIVQGSQNLINKFTSELPNKISPWARIAKVERTKILDNPVYHDFRII, encoded by the coding sequence ATGGAAACAGAAAAGTTATTATTTTCTGGTCGCGTTCAAGGCGTTGGATTTAGGTATTCCTGTAAAATATTTGCTGACGAAATAGGATTAACAGGAACCATTCATAACGACTCAAACGGTAATGTTACAGCAATTGTTCAAGGATCACAAAACTTAATAAATAAGTTTACCAGTGAACTGCCCAATAAAATCTCTCCTTGGGCTCGGATTGCTAAGGTAGAAAGAACGAAAATATTAGACAATCCAGTTTATCATGATTTTAGAATTATATAA
- a CDS encoding class I SAM-dependent DNA methyltransferase → MFNSFAEIYDELMDKSLYPKWLKFTERFAPLGTKKVLDLACGTGDFSILLARNNFKVMGLDSSEEMLSIASSKLDENDVMFVKRDMRNLDGVGIFDLITCFDDSLNYLLDFSDINKVFSGVYNSLKSGGVFLFDVVSLYQVDVIYEDFRYNYSDHDNSLLWNAYQGEKDHSVIHDLVIFKYDSEIDAYHRYSEQQEERAYEMWQFLDSLKNVGFNEIQTWADFGQKEIDPKTKRWFFVARKD, encoded by the coding sequence ATGTTTAATTCGTTTGCTGAAATTTATGATGAATTGATGGATAAAAGTCTTTATCCTAAATGGCTTAAATTTACTGAACGTTTTGCACCTCTGGGGACAAAAAAAGTTCTTGATTTAGCTTGTGGAACCGGTGATTTTTCTATTCTCTTGGCAAGAAATAATTTTAAGGTAATGGGATTAGATTCTTCTGAGGAAATGTTATCCATCGCTAGCTCTAAGTTAGATGAAAATGATGTAATGTTTGTAAAAAGAGACATGCGTAATCTTGATGGTGTAGGAATTTTTGATCTAATAACTTGCTTCGATGATTCTTTAAATTATTTGCTTGATTTTAGTGATATCAATAAAGTTTTTAGTGGAGTTTATAATTCTCTAAAAAGCGGGGGCGTATTTCTCTTTGATGTTGTTTCGCTATATCAGGTCGATGTTATCTATGAAGATTTTCGGTATAACTATTCCGATCATGATAATTCACTTTTATGGAATGCCTATCAGGGTGAAAAAGATCACTCGGTAATCCATGATTTAGTTATCTTTAAATATGATTCTGAAATTGATGCTTACCATCGTTATTCAGAACAGCAGGAAGAAAGAGCTTATGAAATGTGGCAATTTCTTGATTCTTTGAAAAATGTTGGCTTTAATGAGATTCAAACTTGGGCAGATTTTGGACAAAAGGAAATCGATCCAAAAACAAAACGGTGGTTTTTTGTTGCAAGAAAAGATTAA
- the gndA gene encoding NADP-dependent phosphogluconate dehydrogenase produces the protein MSNKAEIGVIGMAVMGKNLALNIERNGHSVAIYNRTSSKTEKVMEDHAEKNLVPSYTLEDFVNSIKKPRRIILMVKAGAGTDAVIDQLLPILDQGDILIDGGNTFFEDTMRRSEKLDASGINFIGMGVSGGELGALNGPSMMPGGQKEAYDQLADIFKQMAAKAEDGEPCVTYVGPNGAGHYVKMIHNGIEYGDMELIAETYNILHNLLGLTVEECAEIFKDWDQGELQSYLIEITADILTRKDDLGSDKPIVDLILDEAANKGTGKWSSQNALELGVPQSVITESVYARYISFLKKERVTASKSLTGPKFNKISESDKKEIISLLEKALYFSKVMSYAQGFEQIKIASEYYNWNINYGEMAKIWREGCIIRARFLQNITDAFNREPQLDNLLLDPYFKNIADNYQDALRQIVALAVKAGIPVPVFAAAITYYDSYRSEVLPANLIQAQRDYFGAHTYHRIDREGIFHYPWYEEQ, from the coding sequence ATGAGTAACAAAGCAGAAATTGGTGTCATCGGAATGGCCGTAATGGGTAAAAATTTAGCATTAAATATCGAAAGAAACGGTCATAGTGTTGCAATTTATAATCGAACATCTTCTAAAACTGAAAAAGTAATGGAAGATCACGCTGAAAAAAATTTAGTTCCAAGTTATACTCTTGAAGATTTTGTAAATAGTATTAAGAAACCGCGACGAATTATTTTAATGGTTAAAGCAGGTGCAGGGACTGATGCTGTAATTGATCAATTACTCCCTATTTTAGATCAGGGAGATATTTTGATTGATGGCGGAAATACTTTCTTTGAGGATACAATGCGCCGGAGTGAGAAACTAGACGCTTCAGGTATTAATTTCATTGGAATGGGAGTTTCGGGCGGCGAATTAGGGGCTTTAAATGGTCCTTCGATGATGCCTGGTGGTCAAAAAGAAGCATACGATCAACTTGCTGATATTTTTAAACAAATGGCGGCAAAAGCTGAAGATGGTGAGCCGTGTGTTACTTATGTAGGTCCTAACGGTGCCGGACATTATGTAAAAATGATCCATAATGGAATTGAATATGGTGATATGGAATTGATCGCTGAAACTTACAATATACTACATAATTTATTAGGTTTAACCGTTGAAGAGTGCGCTGAGATATTTAAAGATTGGGATCAAGGTGAACTGCAAAGTTATTTAATTGAAATAACAGCTGATATTTTGACTCGTAAAGATGATTTGGGAAGCGATAAACCAATTGTTGATTTGATCTTAGATGAGGCAGCAAATAAAGGAACTGGTAAATGGAGTTCACAAAATGCCTTAGAATTAGGCGTTCCTCAATCTGTGATCACAGAATCAGTTTATGCCCGTTATATTTCTTTTTTGAAAAAAGAAAGAGTCACTGCTAGTAAATCACTAACAGGTCCTAAATTTAATAAGATTAGTGAAAGTGATAAAAAAGAAATAATTTCTTTATTAGAAAAAGCATTATATTTTAGTAAGGTAATGAGCTATGCTCAGGGTTTTGAACAAATTAAAATTGCCTCTGAATATTATAATTGGAACATTAATTATGGTGAAATGGCAAAGATTTGGCGTGAGGGCTGTATTATTAGAGCAAGATTTCTACAAAATATTACTGATGCCTTCAATAGAGAACCCCAATTAGATAATCTTCTTTTAGATCCATACTTTAAGAATATTGCTGATAATTATCAAGATGCTTTACGACAAATCGTAGCATTAGCTGTTAAAGCTGGAATCCCAGTTCCAGTTTTTGCGGCAGCAATTACGTATTATGATTCTTATCGCAGCGAAGTATTACCAGCAAATCTTATTCAAGCTCAAAGAGATTATTTTGGAGCACATACATATCACCGTATTGATCGTGAAGGTATTTTCCATTATCCTTGGTATGAAGAACAATAA
- a CDS encoding YceD family protein, whose protein sequence is MKLTFDFGKILERKENTIFQGKVDLSEAIKERSSEYQADVPFDLKITLEPIEDKYIDAYIDIQGLLIVPSTRSLKPAEVKINQHVEEIFVRLEEDIETDEEDDRVITKVENNNLDLYNTVVDYILLGIPSQVLTEKEQQENLMPKGENWQVISEDHFESIKKDSDKLPKDTLSKLEKLKEELGKENNE, encoded by the coding sequence GTGAAGTTAACTTTTGATTTTGGGAAAATTTTAGAAAGAAAAGAAAACACAATTTTTCAAGGAAAAGTAGACCTTAGTGAAGCAATTAAAGAAAGAAGTTCTGAATATCAAGCGGATGTTCCGTTTGATTTAAAAATCACATTAGAGCCAATTGAAGATAAATATATCGATGCGTACATCGATATTCAGGGGTTGTTAATCGTTCCTTCTACTAGGAGTCTAAAACCTGCTGAAGTTAAAATTAATCAGCATGTTGAAGAGATATTTGTTCGTTTGGAAGAAGATATTGAAACTGATGAAGAAGATGATCGAGTTATAACTAAAGTTGAGAATAATAATTTAGATTTGTATAATACGGTCGTTGACTATATTTTATTAGGAATTCCAAGCCAGGTATTAACAGAGAAAGAACAACAAGAAAATTTAATGCCGAAAGGTGAAAATTGGCAAGTAATTTCTGAGGATCATTTTGAAAGTATAAAAAAAGACTCAGATAAACTACCAAAAGATACTCTTAGTAAGTTAGAAAAATTAAAAGAAGAATTAGGTAAGGAGAATAATGAGTAA
- the rsfS gene encoding ribosome silencing factor encodes MEINSIKLVEDLTKKSDQKQANNITVLDIQGISVIADYFMIMDVRNTRMMDALVKDLTEEAEKDGYPVKRIEGKEVSEWVLLDFGDVVVHIFTPEKREFYNLDRLWIEANKVDVNQWLDINV; translated from the coding sequence TTGGAAATAAACTCTATAAAGCTAGTAGAAGACCTGACCAAAAAATCAGATCAAAAACAGGCAAATAATATTACAGTTTTAGATATTCAGGGGATTAGTGTTATCGCTGATTATTTTATGATTATGGATGTTCGTAATACTAGAATGATGGATGCATTAGTTAAAGATTTAACTGAAGAAGCAGAAAAAGACGGTTACCCAGTTAAAAGGATTGAAGGAAAAGAAGTTTCTGAATGGGTTTTGCTTGATTTTGGAGATGTTGTTGTTCACATTTTTACACCCGAAAAAAGAGAATTTTATAATTTAGACCGTCTATGGATTGAAGCTAACAAGGTTGACGTTAATCAGTGGTTGGATATAAATGTTTAA
- a CDS encoding nucleotidyltransferase family protein, whose amino-acid sequence MQEKIKVLGIIAEYNPFHLGHLWQLNEAKRIVNPDVTVIILGGNYTQRGEMSILRREDKVKLALNFGADLVVGIPFFSNIQAVNEFAMGSVAVAKKLKITHLAFGSEQPNFPYLTKADEYLQSSVSNNPEIKFKNENYANNLAFNFEKFSIFLKEANHLLGFYYALAAQKLNFPVELIPIKRAVEEVSSSKIRGLLKDNRIKEIEKMVPFETISFLSSKSISNFESTFAIVKAKLLLESEDELKDIFLLPEELLKRCKKIVKSSNDYENFIHALKTKRYTLTRIKRIYLYLLLGIRDKVDDNSTLLRVWGFNHKGEEYLSLIKKSTNLITNPHRSDYENSRSLKFEYQANEFYDFIMNKESSRLVIER is encoded by the coding sequence TTGCAAGAAAAGATTAAAGTTTTAGGAATCATTGCTGAATACAATCCTTTTCATTTAGGACATCTCTGGCAGTTAAATGAAGCAAAAAGAATTGTTAATCCGGATGTTACTGTTATTATTTTAGGCGGTAATTACACTCAAAGGGGTGAAATGTCGATTTTACGTCGAGAGGATAAAGTTAAACTTGCTTTGAATTTTGGAGCTGACTTGGTAGTTGGCATTCCTTTTTTTTCTAATATTCAGGCAGTTAATGAATTTGCGATGGGAAGTGTTGCAGTTGCAAAAAAGCTTAAAATAACTCATTTGGCATTCGGAAGTGAGCAGCCCAATTTTCCTTATTTAACTAAGGCTGATGAATATTTACAAAGCAGTGTATCAAATAACCCTGAAATTAAATTTAAAAATGAAAATTATGCTAATAATCTTGCGTTTAATTTCGAAAAGTTTTCGATTTTCTTAAAAGAGGCAAACCATCTTTTAGGGTTCTATTATGCGTTAGCAGCCCAAAAATTAAATTTTCCAGTTGAATTGATACCAATTAAACGAGCAGTTGAAGAAGTAAGCAGCAGTAAGATTAGAGGCCTTCTAAAAGATAATCGGATTAAAGAAATAGAAAAAATGGTTCCGTTTGAGACAATAAGTTTTTTGTCATCTAAGTCTATAAGTAATTTTGAGTCTACATTTGCTATCGTTAAGGCTAAATTGTTGCTGGAAAGTGAAGATGAATTAAAAGATATTTTTTTGTTACCAGAAGAATTGTTAAAGCGTTGTAAAAAAATAGTAAAAAGTTCAAATGATTATGAAAATTTCATTCACGCGTTAAAAACAAAAAGATACACTTTAACTAGAATAAAAAGAATTTATCTCTATCTTCTTTTGGGGATTCGCGATAAGGTAGATGATAATTCAACTTTATTAAGGGTGTGGGGTTTTAATCATAAAGGAGAGGAATACCTATCGTTAATCAAAAAAAGTACTAATTTAATTACAAATCCTCATAGATCTGACTATGAAAATTCACGTTCTTTGAAATTTGAATATCAGGCTAATGAATTTTACGATTTTATAATGAATAAAGAGTCATCAAGATTAGTAATCGAAAGGTGA
- a CDS encoding DEAD/DEAH box helicase, with the protein MKFNELDLQPEVLKAIKDAGYVEMTPIQEQSLPLVLEKKDVLGQAQTGTGKTAAFGIPAIQEASHEDHFISTLVMSPTRELAIQTRDELAKLGHDKKIRVMVVYGGADIGRQIKDLKNPPQILVGTPGRLQDHINRKNVDFSHLKTLVLDEADEMLDMGFLEDISKIIRSLPKERQTLLFSATMPQDIMQIGTAFMKNPVTIKVKSKELTADLIDQYYVKARDNEKFDFMTRLMDVQRPELALVFGRTKRRVDELTRGLKIRGFKAEGIHGDLTQQKRMNVLRMFKAGEIQILVATDVAARGLDIRGVTHVYNYDIPQDPDSYVHRIGRTGRAGRAGMSITFVNPREMDYLRGIERLTKVKMIPLMPPTADKVQKELINYAMSQIESKSSSINVSKYKEEAEKLVSEIDPLILASLLLQSYTKSSTKNRPVNISVERPLPLKKKSGNGHQRNNRGNSRHYNSRSSYHHDRDRDQKKFGHRDYKKKTNTKKEPVQKKVNRNFVIRTNA; encoded by the coding sequence TTGAAATTTAACGAACTAGATTTACAACCAGAAGTTTTAAAAGCAATTAAAGATGCAGGATATGTTGAAATGACGCCTATTCAGGAGCAGTCACTGCCTTTAGTCTTAGAAAAAAAAGATGTATTGGGCCAGGCTCAAACCGGAACTGGTAAAACAGCAGCTTTTGGCATTCCTGCTATTCAAGAAGCCAGTCATGAAGACCACTTTATCTCAACGTTAGTGATGTCTCCAACTAGAGAGTTAGCAATTCAAACTCGTGACGAATTAGCTAAATTAGGGCACGATAAAAAAATTAGAGTGATGGTAGTTTATGGAGGAGCAGATATTGGTCGTCAGATTAAAGATCTAAAAAATCCTCCGCAGATTTTAGTAGGTACTCCGGGAAGGCTGCAAGACCATATTAATCGAAAAAACGTTGATTTTTCTCATTTAAAAACTTTAGTCTTAGATGAGGCTGATGAAATGCTTGATATGGGTTTTTTGGAAGATATTTCCAAAATAATCAGATCTTTGCCGAAAGAAAGGCAAACATTGCTATTTTCAGCAACAATGCCGCAAGATATTATGCAAATCGGAACGGCATTTATGAAAAATCCGGTGACCATAAAGGTAAAATCAAAAGAGTTAACAGCGGATTTAATTGATCAATATTATGTGAAAGCCCGTGATAATGAAAAGTTTGATTTTATGACGCGGTTGATGGATGTTCAGCGTCCAGAATTGGCTCTTGTTTTTGGAAGAACAAAAAGAAGAGTTGATGAATTAACTCGTGGATTGAAGATCAGAGGTTTTAAAGCTGAAGGAATTCATGGTGATTTAACCCAACAAAAGAGGATGAATGTCTTAAGAATGTTCAAGGCGGGAGAAATTCAGATTTTGGTGGCGACTGATGTCGCTGCTCGAGGTCTTGATATTCGAGGAGTTACTCATGTTTATAATTACGATATTCCTCAAGATCCAGATAGTTATGTTCATCGAATTGGTAGAACAGGACGTGCGGGACGTGCAGGAATGTCAATCACTTTTGTTAACCCGCGTGAAATGGACTATTTAAGAGGAATTGAACGGTTAACAAAAGTAAAAATGATTCCTTTGATGCCTCCAACAGCCGATAAAGTTCAAAAAGAATTGATTAATTATGCAATGTCACAAATTGAGTCTAAGTCATCATCAATTAATGTCAGCAAATATAAAGAAGAGGCTGAAAAGCTAGTTAGTGAAATTGATCCATTGATTTTAGCAAGTCTTCTTTTACAAAGTTATACAAAGAGCAGTACTAAGAATCGACCGGTAAATATTTCTGTGGAAAGGCCATTACCGCTTAAGAAAAAATCGGGTAATGGGCACCAAAGAAATAATCGAGGAAATTCTCGTCACTATAATTCAAGAAGCTCGTATCATCATGACCGTGATCGTGATCAAAAGAAATTTGGACATCGAGATTATAAAAAGAAGACTAATACTAAAAAAGAACCAGTTCAAAAAAAAGTTAACCGTAATTTTGTAATTCGTACCAATGCCTAA
- a CDS encoding TrmH family RNA methyltransferase, whose product MIIDSIQNKHIKFVKKISTAKYQKREHQYLIEGRNLVDEAIHYSKPVEILAVEHYSEYLNDLNCDFTLISDQVAKYLSSTITSEGIFAVMKIDNQEPQKGNWLIFDDLQDPGNAGTILRTADFFDYQGVFFSNKSVSPYSPKLLRAAQGSNFHLQVLEGEIETFIQLIREWNEKVLGTTLHTHAKDVNELKLEEPFALVLGNEGHGVSKAIDSIIDENVLIPTSGHAESLNVSVAAGILMYALSINTN is encoded by the coding sequence ATGATAATAGATTCAATTCAAAATAAACATATTAAATTTGTCAAAAAAATAAGCACTGCCAAATATCAAAAAAGAGAGCATCAATATCTTATTGAAGGGCGCAATTTAGTAGATGAAGCCATTCATTATAGCAAACCGGTCGAGATTTTAGCGGTTGAACACTATAGTGAATATTTAAACGACTTAAATTGTGATTTTACTTTGATTAGTGATCAAGTTGCAAAATATCTGTCTTCAACAATAACTTCTGAAGGTATTTTTGCAGTGATGAAAATTGATAACCAAGAACCCCAAAAAGGGAATTGGTTAATCTTTGATGATTTGCAAGATCCGGGAAATGCCGGTACAATTTTAAGAACGGCAGATTTTTTTGATTACCAGGGTGTTTTTTTTAGTAATAAATCTGTATCACCTTATTCTCCCAAATTATTAAGGGCAGCTCAAGGGAGTAATTTTCATCTTCAAGTGCTTGAAGGAGAAATTGAAACTTTTATTCAACTAATTAGGGAGTGGAATGAAAAAGTCTTGGGAACGACACTTCATACTCATGCAAAAGATGTGAATGAGCTTAAGCTCGAAGAGCCTTTTGCATTAGTTTTAGGTAATGAAGGTCACGGTGTAAGCAAAGCAATTGATTCAATTATTGACGAAAATGTTTTAATTCCAACTAGCGGACATGCTGAGAGTTTAAATGTTTCAGTTGCAGCTGGAATTTTGATGTATGCACTAAGTATAAATACAAATTAA